From the Candidatus Zixiibacteriota bacterium genome, the window GGCACGGTTGGCAAAAATGTCCAGGATGAGTATGGGACGGTCAAGAACCTTGGCTTCGAGCGACTGCTCAAGATTTCGTTGCTGCGCCGGTGAAAGCATATCGTCGAACAGGACGCAGTTGCCGCCCAGTTCCTCCAGCATGCGCTTGAGTTCAGCGACTAATCCTTTGCCGACATAGAAGGCGGGTGTAGGTCGGGGCCGCACCTGGATACGCCGTCCGACAACTTTGGCTCTGGCTGATTTCGCCAGCGCA encodes:
- a CDS encoding GTPase HflX — its product is MINNYDNTKLEKIILVGLAASSRQKAAVSESLDELAALAKSARAKVVGRRIQVRPRPTPAFYVGKGLVAELKRMLEELGGNCVLFDDMLSPAQQRNLEQSLEAKVLDRPILILDIFANRA